In Gammaproteobacteria bacterium, a genomic segment contains:
- the mpl gene encoding UDP-N-acetylmuramate:L-alanyl-gamma-D-glutamyl-meso-diaminopimelate ligase, whose translation MRIHILGICGTFMGGIAALARAAGHQVSGSDDNVYPPMSTQLESLGIPLLAGYAVEHLKPAPDLVLVGNALSRGNPELETVLVRGLPYTSGPQWLAENVLRGQHVLAVAGTHGKTTTSSMLVWILEQAGLKPGYLIGGLPRDFKSSARAGSGQYFVVEADEYDTAFFDKRAKFMHYRPRTAVLNNLEYDHADIYPDLASIQTQFQYLLRTVPRNGLLVANAADVALQNVFAQGCWTPRETFSLTEGDWTARHVAADGSAFTVTWRGKPAAMVEWRLLGKHNVLNALAAIAAAHHVGVIPSQAAEALIRFQGVKRRLEVRARVDGVTVYDDFAHHPTAIAATLNGLRQHVGKQRIIALLEPRSASMKLGVHRDSLAAALADADRVFVYQAPNVTWDVAGALQPLGARASVSGEFSQLVDAVATEVRSGDHVLIMSNGGFGGIHEKLIERLQQKAAAATWPL comes from the coding sequence ATGCGCATCCACATACTCGGCATTTGCGGCACTTTCATGGGCGGGATTGCGGCGCTGGCGCGCGCCGCCGGCCACCAGGTGAGCGGCTCGGACGACAACGTATATCCACCCATGAGCACGCAGCTTGAATCGCTGGGAATTCCCCTGCTTGCGGGCTATGCCGTGGAGCATCTCAAGCCCGCACCGGATCTGGTGCTGGTAGGCAACGCGCTGTCGCGCGGCAACCCGGAACTGGAAACGGTGCTGGTACGCGGCCTGCCCTACACCTCCGGCCCGCAATGGCTGGCGGAAAACGTGCTGCGCGGCCAGCACGTGCTGGCAGTGGCCGGCACGCACGGCAAGACCACCACCAGCAGCATGCTGGTGTGGATTCTGGAACAGGCCGGCCTGAAACCGGGTTACCTCATCGGCGGCCTGCCGCGCGATTTCAAGTCGTCGGCCCGTGCCGGCAGCGGCCAGTACTTCGTGGTGGAAGCCGACGAGTACGACACCGCGTTTTTCGACAAGCGTGCCAAGTTCATGCATTACCGCCCGCGCACCGCGGTGCTCAACAATCTTGAATATGACCACGCGGACATCTATCCGGACCTCGCCAGTATCCAGACGCAATTCCAGTACCTGCTGCGTACCGTGCCGCGCAACGGATTGCTCGTGGCCAACGCCGCGGATGTCGCGCTGCAAAACGTGTTTGCCCAGGGTTGCTGGACGCCGCGCGAGACTTTCTCGCTCACCGAAGGGGACTGGACCGCGCGTCACGTGGCCGCGGACGGCAGCGCCTTCACCGTGACGTGGCGCGGCAAGCCCGCCGCCATGGTGGAATGGCGGCTGCTCGGCAAGCACAACGTCCTGAATGCGCTGGCGGCGATAGCCGCGGCCCATCACGTGGGCGTGATCCCGAGTCAGGCGGCCGAAGCCCTGATCCGTTTCCAGGGCGTGAAACGCCGGCTCGAGGTGCGCGCACGCGTGGACGGCGTCACGGTGTACGACGACTTCGCCCACCACCCCACCGCCATCGCCGCCACACTCAACGGCCTGCGCCAGCACGTCGGCAAACAGCGCATCATCGCCTTGCTCGAGCCGCGCTCCGCGAGCATGAAGCTCGGTGTGCATCGCGACAGCCTGGCCGCCGCGCTCGCCGATGCCGACCGCGTGTTCGTGTATCAGGCACCGAACGTCACCTGGGACGTGGCCGGCGCCCTGCAGCCGCTGGGCGCTCGGGCCAGTGTCAGCGGGGAGTTTTCGCAGTTGGTGGATGCCGTGGCCACCGAGGTGCGCAGCGGTGATCACGTGCTCATCATGTCGAACGGCGGCTTCGGCGGCATCCATGAAAAACTGATCGAGCGTTTGCAGCAAAAGGCCGCGGCGGCCACCTGGCCCCTGTAG
- a CDS encoding LON peptidase substrate-binding domain-containing protein, whose amino-acid sequence MPETLALFPLNTVLFPGGPLPLRIFETRYLDMLSRCLKSNAGFGVCLIEQGSETGPARTYTVGTLARIRDWSNDADGLLHILATGERRFRTLRMRAQHDGLHLGEVEWLPDESPLPLPESAQPLAEMLRTLLAQLPERYALITPAYDDSSWVGYRLAELLPLPMKQRQHLLEISDAQLRLDVIAALVQSLAEQKAP is encoded by the coding sequence ATGCCGGAAACCCTGGCGCTGTTTCCGCTGAATACCGTGCTGTTCCCGGGCGGACCGCTGCCGCTGCGCATCTTCGAAACCCGCTACCTCGACATGCTGAGTCGCTGCCTCAAAAGCAACGCGGGGTTCGGCGTGTGTCTCATCGAACAGGGCAGCGAAACCGGTCCGGCACGCACCTACACCGTGGGCACGCTGGCGCGCATCCGCGACTGGAGCAACGATGCGGACGGGCTGCTGCACATACTCGCGACCGGCGAGCGTCGCTTTCGCACGCTGCGCATGCGCGCGCAGCACGATGGCCTGCATCTGGGCGAAGTGGAATGGCTGCCGGATGAATCGCCGCTGCCGTTGCCGGAATCCGCCCAGCCACTGGCCGAGATGTTGCGCACCCTGCTGGCGCAACTGCCGGAACGCTACGCGCTGATCACGCCCGCCTACGATGACAGCAGCTGGGTCGGTTACCGGCTCGCGGAATTGCTGCCACTGCCGATGAAACAGCGGCAACACCTGCTGGAAATCTCCGACGCGCAACTGCGGCTCGACGTCATCGCGGCGTTGGTACAATCGCTGGCGGAACAGAAAGCCCCGTGA
- a CDS encoding adenylate kinase → MRIVLLGAPGSGKGTQADKLSAKYRIPHVSTGDLLREALAAGSPLGLQAKAAMDAGQLVSDEIVLGIIRERLRAADARNGAILDGFPRNLSQAQVLDEMLRALGQPLDCAVLLDVDFDVLLQRLAGRRTCENCGATYNIYTNPPRLDDQCDRCGAPLHHRPDDNEVTISNRLRVYELQTKPLFAFYRNQGKLETVNGTGEVDEIFGRLVAVLDPVAKGLRKPKLPLPVNPLRKGKSVKAPVKPLPKKPVVKPVKSKSKPAHQPASVKPKPSKSVKRPARKSRTRK, encoded by the coding sequence ATGAGAATTGTGCTGCTGGGGGCTCCCGGCTCCGGTAAAGGGACGCAGGCGGACAAGCTCTCCGCGAAATACCGTATTCCCCACGTTTCCACGGGAGACCTGCTGCGCGAGGCGCTGGCGGCCGGATCGCCGCTCGGGCTGCAGGCCAAGGCCGCTATGGACGCCGGCCAACTGGTGTCCGACGAAATCGTGCTCGGCATCATCCGCGAGCGCTTGCGTGCCGCGGACGCCCGCAACGGCGCCATCCTCGACGGCTTCCCGCGCAACCTGTCCCAGGCGCAGGTGCTGGATGAGATGCTGCGCGCGCTCGGCCAGCCGCTGGACTGCGCGGTGCTGCTGGACGTGGATTTCGACGTGCTGCTGCAGCGTCTCGCCGGCCGGCGTACCTGCGAAAACTGCGGCGCCACTTACAACATTTATACCAATCCGCCGCGCCTCGACGACCAGTGCGACCGCTGCGGTGCGCCCCTGCACCACCGTCCGGACGACAACGAGGTCACCATCAGCAACCGCCTGCGGGTGTACGAGCTGCAGACCAAACCGCTGTTCGCCTTTTATCGCAACCAGGGCAAGCTGGAAACCGTCAACGGCACCGGCGAAGTGGACGAGATTTTCGGCCGTTTGGTGGCCGTGCTCGATCCGGTCGCCAAGGGCTTGCGCAAACCCAAGCTGCCGCTCCCCGTGAACCCCTTGCGCAAAGGCAAATCCGTCAAAGCGCCGGTCAAACCCTTACCGAAAAAACCGGTGGTCAAGCCGGTCAAATCAAAATCAAAGCCCGCGCACCAGCCCGCGAGCGTCAAACCCAAACCATCGAAAAGCGTCAAGCGTCCCGCCAGGAAGAGCCGTACGCGCAAATAA
- the rnd gene encoding ribonuclease D: MSDDYLWIETAEALQALCADLGRSEWLALDTEFMRERTYYPKLCLVQVATPQLVACVDVLALASLEPLLAVLDDARILKVLHSARQDLEIFFNLNGQVPAPLFDTQLAASFAGFPDQAGYATVVQGVLGVNLDKSHTRADWTRRPLAPLVRQYAADDVRYLREIYPRLKHKLESQQRISWLGTETARLTDPATYRPDPDNAWQKLRGQQRLKPRQLAAAKALAAWRERTAMQSDLPRQWVLKDEALMDIAKQLPAGIDELRAVRGLAESALTRHAEEWLALIGAAQSAGKPAPLPERLSNAQDALVDALMSVLRLQGTAAGVSSAQLASRGELEQLVRGARDVPVLQGWRLDTAGRTLLDLLEGKTALGVKDGTLQIQSQEKKT; the protein is encoded by the coding sequence ATGAGCGACGATTATCTGTGGATCGAAACCGCCGAGGCGTTGCAGGCGCTGTGCGCCGACCTCGGCCGCAGCGAGTGGCTGGCGCTGGATACGGAATTCATGCGGGAACGCACTTATTATCCCAAGCTGTGCCTGGTACAGGTGGCTACGCCGCAACTGGTCGCGTGCGTGGACGTGTTGGCGCTGGCGTCGCTCGAGCCGCTGCTGGCGGTGCTCGACGACGCGCGCATTCTCAAGGTACTGCATTCGGCGCGTCAGGACCTGGAAATCTTCTTCAATCTGAACGGCCAGGTGCCGGCGCCGCTGTTCGACACCCAACTGGCGGCGAGCTTCGCGGGGTTTCCCGACCAGGCCGGTTACGCGACGGTGGTGCAGGGCGTACTCGGAGTGAATCTGGACAAGAGCCACACGCGTGCCGACTGGACACGTCGGCCGCTGGCGCCGCTGGTGCGCCAATACGCCGCCGATGATGTGCGCTACCTGCGCGAGATTTATCCGCGCCTGAAACACAAGCTCGAAAGCCAGCAGCGCATTAGCTGGCTGGGGACGGAGACCGCGCGCCTCACCGATCCCGCTACCTATCGCCCGGATCCGGACAACGCCTGGCAGAAGTTGCGCGGCCAGCAACGGCTTAAGCCGCGTCAGTTGGCTGCCGCCAAGGCGCTGGCCGCATGGCGCGAGCGTACCGCGATGCAGAGCGATCTGCCGCGCCAGTGGGTGCTCAAGGACGAGGCGTTGATGGACATTGCGAAGCAATTGCCTGCCGGCATTGATGAGCTGCGTGCAGTGCGCGGTCTGGCGGAAAGCGCGCTCACCAGGCACGCGGAAGAATGGCTGGCGTTGATCGGCGCAGCGCAAAGCGCGGGCAAACCGGCGCCTTTGCCCGAACGCTTGAGCAATGCTCAGGACGCGCTCGTGGATGCGCTCATGTCGGTGCTGCGTCTGCAAGGTACCGCGGCTGGCGTGAGTTCGGCGCAGCTCGCGAGCCGCGGAGAACTCGAGCAGTTGGTGCGCGGCGCGCGCGATGTGCCGGTGTTGCAGGGCTGGCGGCTGGACACCGCAGGCCGGACGTTGCTGGATTTGCTTGAAGGCAAGACCGCGCTCGGCGTCAAAGATGGCACCCTGCAAATTCAATCACAGGAAAAGAAAACCTGA
- the thiE gene encoding thiamine phosphate synthase — translation MNIRSRMLHGLYAVTDSGAAPATPLAEAVAAAIRGGAHLVQYRDKCGDAARRLREAQALLAVCREHEVPLLINDDVDLAVEIGADGVHLGREDAPLDEARVRTGPRAILGVSCYDSLERALAAEQAGADYVAFGSFFASPSKPQAVRAPLELLSIARQRLNVPCCAIGGITPENGAALVAAGADMLAVIRGLFAQADIEATARKYARLFQ, via the coding sequence ATGAACATTCGTAGCCGCATGCTGCACGGTCTGTATGCCGTCACGGATTCCGGTGCCGCACCCGCAACGCCGCTTGCCGAAGCCGTAGCGGCGGCGATCCGAGGCGGTGCGCACCTCGTGCAGTACCGCGACAAGTGCGGCGACGCCGCGCGCCGTCTGCGTGAAGCGCAGGCGCTGCTGGCGGTGTGCCGCGAGCACGAGGTGCCGCTCCTCATCAACGACGACGTGGATCTCGCGGTCGAAATCGGGGCGGACGGTGTGCATTTGGGGCGCGAGGATGCGCCGCTCGACGAGGCACGCGTGCGCACGGGCCCGCGCGCGATTCTCGGTGTGTCCTGCTACGATTCGCTCGAGCGTGCGCTTGCCGCCGAGCAGGCCGGTGCGGACTATGTGGCCTTCGGGAGTTTCTTTGCTTCGCCCAGTAAACCCCAGGCGGTACGCGCACCACTTGAACTTTTGAGCATAGCGCGCCAACGCCTAAATGTGCCGTGCTGCGCCATCGGCGGTATCACGCCGGAAAACGGCGCTGCGCTGGTCGCGGCCGGCGCCGACATGCTGGCTGTCATCCGCGGCCTGTTCGCGCAAGCCGATATTGAAGCCACCGCACGGAAATACGCCCGACTGTTTCAATGA
- a CDS encoding multicopper oxidase family protein has translation MQHVAVKVQCLTLRLKGGPMTFMLRFMTAGCHSACALLALLVLCAANLVSQTGFAATAPTAAGACGPVASMHGMVIGPPDVDMWDAPLDASGQHELILAVHRDGHRFCYRYHWRGAVYTIAPAIHVRRGERFAIRIVNDIASQSSGESVPSTEIIPCKPMSMPPAPVQHWVGYLNHTIDDRYFSPPAIDTNIHLHGFEGPASEENIFLSTLSTRLHACEYDITIPRTQPPGTYLYHPHAHGSSDPEVAGGLDGAWIVEPDVQQIPRAAEHVLVLRYRLPVKFDPSSLPTGVSLDKVDAAQGAAAAKYEAALRAAPPVAYNPFSPPPWPDTFPMSAGGVTLDATGCNGYGREVALTVNGADMPASLAVPAGQTQLLRLVNGTADSPKLLVLRDAAGKVQEMRVVGLDGVPVSGDMQHPLRGYLAMREIMLSPMSRADVLLTAPAGASYMLSSEHYCEGKDADFMRHHELLRISAVAATGKGDKINSVRINPSETPAARLVAWARAHPTLIHRRAITFTEYYLPKRGKVPAHNAYYITDTTKADFHEHSFWPIYRGGTSVPSNPDIVVKQGTVEEWYLVNATMEAHAFHIHQMAYVQEHSYMGIPVTVDTSFVPVGRLLPNPRDPNYPLIQPSITKIILDFRNVPRGTFVFHCHMLFHEDHGMMGVIRVE, from the coding sequence TTGCAGCACGTTGCCGTAAAAGTACAATGCCTGACCTTGCGCCTTAAGGGGGGGCCAATGACATTCATGCTTCGCTTCATGACGGCAGGCTGCCACAGCGCGTGCGCGCTGTTGGCACTTTTAGTGCTCTGCGCGGCCAACCTTGTGTCCCAGACCGGTTTTGCGGCGACAGCGCCAACCGCCGCCGGTGCGTGCGGCCCGGTGGCCAGTATGCACGGTATGGTCATTGGTCCACCCGACGTGGACATGTGGGATGCGCCGCTGGACGCGTCCGGGCAGCATGAGCTGATTCTTGCCGTGCACCGCGACGGTCACCGCTTCTGCTACCGCTACCATTGGCGCGGTGCCGTATACACGATCGCGCCGGCAATTCACGTGCGCCGCGGCGAGCGGTTCGCAATCCGCATCGTCAACGACATCGCCAGTCAGAGTTCCGGTGAGAGTGTTCCTTCGACTGAGATTATTCCTTGCAAACCGATGTCAATGCCACCGGCGCCGGTGCAGCACTGGGTCGGCTATCTGAATCACACTATAGATGACCGCTACTTTTCACCGCCTGCGATAGACACAAATATTCACCTGCACGGTTTCGAGGGACCGGCCTCAGAGGAGAACATTTTCCTCTCCACGCTGAGCACGCGGCTGCACGCCTGCGAGTACGACATCACCATCCCGCGCACCCAGCCGCCCGGAACTTATCTCTATCACCCGCACGCGCACGGCTCGTCGGATCCCGAAGTCGCCGGTGGTCTCGATGGCGCTTGGATCGTGGAGCCGGATGTGCAACAAATTCCGCGTGCTGCCGAACACGTGCTGGTGCTGCGTTATCGCCTGCCGGTCAAGTTCGATCCAAGTTCCTTGCCCACTGGTGTTTCACTCGACAAGGTTGATGCAGCGCAGGGAGCGGCGGCCGCGAAGTATGAGGCGGCTCTGCGGGCGGCGCCCCCGGTGGCCTACAATCCGTTCAGTCCTCCGCCTTGGCCGGACACGTTTCCGATGAGCGCCGGCGGCGTGACGCTCGATGCCACCGGCTGCAATGGCTACGGCCGGGAGGTTGCGCTTACTGTCAACGGCGCGGACATGCCGGCATCGCTGGCCGTGCCGGCTGGCCAGACGCAGTTGCTGCGGCTCGTTAACGGCACCGCGGATTCTCCCAAGCTGCTGGTATTGCGGGATGCCGCGGGCAAAGTACAGGAGATGCGCGTCGTGGGACTCGATGGCGTGCCGGTGTCCGGCGACATGCAGCACCCGCTCCGTGGCTACCTCGCTATGCGGGAGATCATGCTTTCACCCATGTCGCGCGCGGACGTCCTGCTGACAGCACCGGCGGGGGCAAGCTATATGCTCTCCAGCGAGCACTACTGTGAGGGCAAAGACGCAGATTTCATGCGACATCACGAGCTGCTGCGGATCAGCGCAGTTGCTGCTACCGGCAAGGGTGACAAGATCAACTCCGTGCGCATCAATCCATCTGAGACGCCGGCGGCGCGGCTCGTCGCGTGGGCGCGCGCGCATCCCACACTCATCCACCGCCGTGCGATCACGTTCACAGAATATTACCTTCCCAAGCGCGGCAAGGTTCCGGCGCATAACGCTTACTACATTACCGACACCACCAAGGCGGACTTCCACGAGCACTCATTCTGGCCGATCTATCGCGGTGGGACGAGCGTGCCATCGAATCCCGATATCGTGGTGAAACAGGGCACGGTCGAGGAATGGTATTTGGTTAACGCGACCATGGAGGCGCACGCATTCCACATTCACCAAATGGCGTACGTCCAGGAACATAGCTACATGGGCATACCGGTCACCGTGGACACGAGCTTTGTACCGGTAGGGCGGCTATTGCCGAATCCCCGTGATCCGAATTATCCGCTCATCCAGCCGAGCATCACCAAGATAATCCTCGACTTCCGTAACGTTCCGCGCGGCACCTTCGTTTTCCACTGCCACATGCTGTTTCATGAGGATCACGGCATGATGGGCGTTATCCGCGTGGAGTAA
- a CDS encoding rubredoxin, producing MTPVASIQARVTLKSYMCVNCGFVYEEAKGHPESGVAPGTRWEDVPLNWHCPDCGAGKEDFEMIEI from the coding sequence ATGACTCCCGTTGCATCCATCCAGGCCCGCGTCACACTGAAGTCCTACATGTGTGTGAATTGCGGCTTTGTATACGAGGAAGCCAAGGGCCATCCGGAAAGCGGCGTCGCACCGGGCACGCGCTGGGAAGACGTGCCGCTCAACTGGCATTGCCCGGATTGCGGGGCCGGCAAAGAAGATTTCGAAATGATTGAAATTTGA
- a CDS encoding hydroxymethylpyrimidine/phosphomethylpyrimidine kinase, translating to MSSASPPVVLVIAGNDPSGGAGLAADTQAITALGAHPAPVVAALTVQDTVNAYHVEAVAAQLVVVQAETVLQDMPVTAIKLGLLATAETGKAVGQLLRAHPGIPVVLDPVLVAAGGAALAEDALVTVYLEELLRLATVATPNAAESRRLAPRAANAPARVAELLARGAQHVLVKGADEATPDVRNTLFSQGGSHREFTWPRLPGNYHGSGCTLASAIAALLAQGHAVPQAVAEAQAYTWNALQQGWRLGRGQTIPNRRVAP from the coding sequence ATGTCCAGCGCGTCACCTCCCGTGGTATTAGTCATCGCCGGCAACGACCCCAGCGGCGGCGCCGGCCTGGCCGCGGACACGCAGGCCATCACCGCGTTGGGTGCGCATCCCGCGCCGGTGGTCGCGGCACTCACCGTGCAGGACACAGTGAATGCCTATCACGTCGAGGCAGTAGCGGCGCAACTCGTTGTGGTGCAAGCGGAAACCGTGTTGCAGGACATGCCCGTCACGGCCATCAAACTCGGTTTGCTGGCGACCGCCGAGACCGGCAAAGCCGTGGGGCAGCTGCTGCGCGCACATCCCGGAATTCCCGTAGTGCTCGATCCGGTGCTGGTCGCGGCCGGTGGCGCCGCGCTGGCCGAGGATGCGCTCGTCACGGTGTATCTCGAGGAGCTGTTGCGGCTCGCGACCGTCGCCACGCCCAATGCCGCGGAAAGCCGGCGGCTTGCGCCGCGGGCCGCGAATGCGCCCGCGCGCGTGGCGGAGCTGCTGGCGCGCGGCGCGCAACACGTGCTGGTGAAGGGTGCGGATGAAGCCACACCGGATGTCAGGAACACGCTCTTCAGCCAGGGCGGAAGCCACCGCGAATTTACCTGGCCGCGGCTGCCCGGAAACTATCACGGCTCGGGCTGCACGCTCGCTTCAGCAATCGCCGCGCTGCTCGCGCAAGGTCACGCTGTTCCGCAAGCCGTTGCCGAAGCGCAGGCGTACACGTGGAATGCGCTGCAACAAGGCTGGCGTTTGGGCCGCGGCCAGACAATTCCCAACCGCCGGGTCGCGCCATGA
- the hemL gene encoding glutamate-1-semialdehyde 2,1-aminomutase: protein MTNDLFAQAQRYIPGGVNSPVRAFKGVGGEPLFIARAEGAYIYDTDGHRYIDYVGSWGPMIAGHAHPKVVRAVQTVAADGLSFGAPTELETRLAKRICELMPSIELVRLVNSGTEATMSAIRLARGFTGRDKIVKFEGGYHGHSDSLLVKTGSGALTLGVPSSAGVPAALAALTLTLPYNDSEAVRAAFKQCGREIACVIVEPVAGNMSCVPPVPGFLETLRELCSDHGSVLIFDEVMTGFRVARGGAQLLYGVRPDLTTLGKIIGGGMPVGAFGGRRDIMEKIAPLGLVYQAGTLSGNPLAMAAGLATLELLDAPEFHAQLELRTRQLSEGLRDAAHSAGIALSVNHVCGMFGLFFSNAPRITNYAQVMACDASGFKRFFHAMLAQGVYLAPSAFEAGFVSTAHSEADIEATVAAARKAFAAARRG from the coding sequence GTGACCAACGATTTATTCGCCCAAGCACAGCGCTACATTCCCGGCGGGGTTAATTCGCCGGTGCGCGCCTTCAAGGGCGTGGGCGGCGAACCGCTGTTCATCGCGCGTGCCGAAGGCGCCTATATATATGACACGGATGGCCACCGCTATATTGACTACGTCGGCTCCTGGGGGCCGATGATCGCCGGCCACGCGCACCCGAAAGTAGTGCGCGCTGTGCAGACCGTCGCCGCCGACGGCTTGAGCTTCGGGGCGCCCACGGAACTCGAAACTCGGCTCGCCAAACGTATCTGCGAGCTCATGCCGTCCATTGAACTCGTGCGCCTGGTGAACTCCGGCACCGAGGCCACGATGAGCGCCATTCGCCTGGCACGCGGATTTACCGGCCGTGACAAAATCGTGAAATTCGAGGGCGGGTATCACGGCCATTCCGATTCCTTGCTGGTCAAGACGGGTTCCGGTGCGCTCACGCTCGGCGTGCCGAGTTCCGCCGGTGTGCCCGCGGCGCTCGCCGCGCTCACGCTCACCCTGCCGTACAACGACAGCGAAGCGGTACGTGCTGCATTCAAGCAATGCGGCCGCGAAATCGCCTGCGTGATCGTCGAACCGGTGGCCGGCAACATGAGCTGCGTGCCGCCGGTGCCTGGATTCCTCGAGACACTGCGCGAGCTTTGCAGCGACCACGGCAGTGTGCTGATCTTCGATGAAGTCATGACGGGATTTCGCGTGGCGCGCGGAGGCGCGCAGTTGCTCTACGGTGTGCGGCCTGACCTGACTACGCTCGGCAAGATCATCGGCGGCGGCATGCCCGTGGGCGCATTCGGTGGTCGGCGCGACATCATGGAAAAAATCGCGCCGCTGGGTCTGGTGTACCAGGCCGGCACGCTGTCCGGCAATCCGCTCGCGATGGCCGCGGGCCTCGCCACCCTGGAACTATTGGACGCGCCGGAGTTCCATGCGCAGCTGGAGCTGCGTACCCGGCAACTTTCCGAGGGCTTGCGCGACGCGGCCCATAGCGCCGGCATCGCGCTCAGCGTCAATCACGTTTGCGGGATGTTCGGATTGTTTTTCAGCAATGCGCCGCGGATCACGAATTACGCGCAGGTCATGGCTTGTGATGCGTCCGGATTCAAGCGCTTCTTCCACGCCATGCTCGCGCAAGGCGTGTATCTCGCACCGTCGGCGTTCGAAGCCGGTTTTGTGTCCACCGCTCACAGCGAGGCGGACATCGAAGCTACTGTGGCCGCGGCGCGCAAGGCGTTTGCCGCCGCCCGACGCGGCTGA